The following proteins come from a genomic window of Leptospira andrefontaineae:
- a CDS encoding histidine kinase dimerization/phosphoacceptor domain -containing protein: MNARAVSVRVKQILVVEDNEDDSRLFEIFLKEADPSGVRLKHSPTVADALEVLKDHGEEIDCILLDLTLPDSFGLDGFEAIKKSYPKIPIVICSGTQDETIAMEALQSGGQDYLIKGKFDSHLLLRSILYAIERQDMLSKLEEQAFLIKENEKRYRLIFEHNPHPIVLYNFDCESVLDLNQETERIYGYDREELLHMKFSDLFIGGPGERRQYLALHNGKNIPETHVHRSKEGTPLLMEITSYRFQLEGKEVVLAILVDMTKWKQSEDNLIQSLRDKEALLQEIHHRVKNNLQIMASLLNLQANYAKNKEVTRELRDTESRIYSMSLVHNELYNSKNLAEIGLGSYVDKLLDNLWNVYGVGPEIGRIVDVGNLSLAVEKALPIGMMINEIATNSIKYAYSEKKKGQFYIKAKSGNGIFYLEVGDDGKGIPDYSQIEAKETLGLQLIRILSKQLKAKLDINTAAPGTRFKIEFEF; encoded by the coding sequence ATGAATGCAAGAGCGGTGTCCGTCCGGGTGAAACAAATTTTGGTAGTCGAGGACAACGAGGACGATTCTCGTCTGTTCGAAATATTTTTGAAAGAAGCGGATCCTTCTGGGGTTCGATTGAAACATTCTCCCACAGTTGCTGATGCTTTGGAAGTTCTAAAAGATCATGGAGAAGAGATAGATTGTATTCTTCTGGACCTTACCTTGCCTGATAGTTTTGGCTTGGACGGTTTCGAAGCTATTAAAAAATCCTATCCCAAGATCCCGATCGTAATCTGTTCAGGGACCCAAGATGAAACCATTGCAATGGAGGCGTTGCAATCAGGCGGTCAGGATTATTTGATCAAGGGCAAATTTGATTCCCATCTTCTATTAAGATCAATTCTTTATGCAATTGAACGACAGGACATGTTGTCTAAGCTAGAAGAGCAGGCATTTCTAATCAAAGAGAATGAAAAAAGATATAGGCTTATCTTCGAACATAACCCTCATCCGATCGTTTTGTATAATTTTGATTGTGAAAGTGTTTTGGATCTAAACCAAGAAACGGAAAGGATCTATGGTTATGATAGGGAAGAACTCCTTCATATGAAATTTTCGGATCTGTTTATAGGTGGTCCCGGAGAACGTCGGCAATATTTGGCTCTACATAATGGTAAAAATATTCCGGAAACACATGTGCATAGATCCAAGGAAGGAACTCCACTTTTAATGGAGATCACTTCTTATAGATTCCAATTGGAAGGAAAAGAAGTGGTCCTTGCTATCCTTGTGGATATGACCAAATGGAAGCAGTCGGAAGATAATCTAATACAATCATTGAGAGATAAGGAAGCTCTTCTGCAAGAGATCCATCATAGAGTGAAAAATAATTTGCAGATTATGGCGAGTCTTTTGAATTTGCAGGCAAATTACGCAAAGAACAAGGAAGTGACTAGAGAACTTAGAGATACCGAAAGCAGGATTTACTCTATGTCCTTGGTCCATAATGAACTTTATAATTCTAAAAATCTAGCAGAGATTGGTTTAGGTTCTTATGTGGATAAGTTATTAGATAATCTTTGGAATGTGTATGGGGTCGGTCCTGAGATTGGAAGGATCGTTGATGTGGGAAATTTAAGTTTGGCAGTGGAGAAGGCACTTCCAATCGGAATGATGATCAATGAGATCGCCACAAATTCGATCAAATACGCTTATTCAGAAAAGAAGAAGGGACAGTTCTATATAAAAGCAAAATCCGGAAATGGGATATTCTATTTAGAAGTGGGGGACGATGGAAAGGGGATCCCGGATTATTCTCAGATCGAAGCCAAAGAAACCTTAGGTTTACAACTGATACGGATCTTATCCAAACAGTTGAAGGCAAAATTGGACATCAATACTGCAGCTCCGGGAACCCGTTTCAAGATAGAGTTTGAGTTTTAA
- a CDS encoding four-helix bundle copper-binding protein produces the protein MERKISRKQILGLGATTMALLASSSVLGHDHGDKKVSKKKKENKVSVPGSAIEASSACILKGRVCISMCVDMLAEGHKEMADCLRSVEETVALCDAFVVLSSLGSASTKKLASICLESCERCAAQCDKHADHHEECKSCGEACKACISEFKKLLAA, from the coding sequence TTGGAACGAAAAATATCTAGAAAACAAATCCTTGGCCTGGGTGCAACTACCATGGCTCTACTTGCAAGTTCCTCCGTTTTAGGACATGACCACGGAGATAAAAAAGTCTCCAAAAAGAAGAAGGAGAACAAAGTTTCCGTTCCTGGTTCAGCGATCGAAGCCTCCTCTGCTTGTATTTTAAAAGGTAGAGTCTGCATCAGTATGTGTGTGGACATGCTTGCAGAAGGTCACAAGGAAATGGCGGATTGTCTTAGATCTGTGGAAGAGACTGTGGCACTTTGTGACGCATTCGTTGTATTATCTTCCTTAGGCTCCGCATCTACTAAAAAATTAGCATCTATCTGCTTGGAGTCTTGTGAAAGATGTGCAGCTCAATGTGATAAACACGCAGACCATCACGAAGAATGTAAGTCATGCGGCGAAGCTTGTAAGGCTTGTATTTCGGAATTCAAAAAGTTACTCGCTGCTTAA